A genomic region of Acipenser ruthenus chromosome 9, fAciRut3.2 maternal haplotype, whole genome shotgun sequence contains the following coding sequences:
- the LOC117407401 gene encoding platelet-derived growth factor D-like isoform X1, whose amino-acid sequence MQLSVLLVIVLANYCHQGIEAQGGSIKSLRSSNIRREDSNHLTDLYRKEDTIIVSENGYIQSPRFPNSYPRNLLLTWKLFSPENTRIQLDFDSHFGLEEPENEICRYDFVEVEDVSETSTVIRGRWCGHKELPPRITSKTNKIKITFKSDDYFVAKPGFKLHYSLVDDLPAASETNWEAVTVSVSGPAVFSSSVTESPLTAAALDQTIAAFDTVEDLLKHLNPESWQEDLDSLYSDTAHLRPRSFHHERKQKIDLDRLNEDVKRYSCTPRNYSVNLREELKLTNAVFFPRCLLVQRCGGNCACGTEHWRTCTCTAAKTAMKLYEVLKFAPEPGYFRRRSRTKSMTLAEIHLEHHEQCDCVCNTKPPR is encoded by the exons ACAGCAATCACCTCACAGACTTATACCGGAAAGAAGATACCATCATAGTCTCGGAGAATGGCTACATCCAGAGTCCTCGCTTTCCCAATAGCTACCCAAGAAACCTTCTACTGACATGGAAATTGTTCTCTCCGGAAAACACTCGGATACAGCTTGACTTTGACAGCCACTTTGGCCTTGAAGAGCCGGAAAATGAAATCTGTCG ATATGACTTTGTGGAGGTAGAGGATGTATCTGAAACCAGCACAGTTATCAGGGGGAGATGGTGTGGACACAAAGAACTTCCTCCTAGAATCACTTCAAAAACTAACAAGATAAAAATCACCTTTAAATCTGATGACTATTTTGTTGCCAAACCCGGATTTAAATTGCATTACTCTCTTGTG gATGACTTGCCTGCAGCATCAGAAACTAATTGGGAGGCAGTCACTGTCTCAGTCTCA GGACCAGCTGTGTTTTCTTCTTCAGTAACTGAGTCTCCTCTGACTGCTGCTGCTTTGGACCAGACGATCGCTGCCTTTGATACAGTGGAGGATCTACTAAAACATCTCAACCCAGAGAGCTGGCAGGAAGACCTGGATAGTCTTTACAGTGACACAGCGCATCTTAGACCCAGAAGCTTTCACCACGAACGAAAACAGAAAA TTGATTTGGACAGGCTGAACGAAGATGTGAAACGCTACAGCTGCACGCCTCGGAATTACTCTGTAAATTTAAGGGAGGAGCTGAAGTTGACAAACGCTGTTTTCTTTCCACGTTGCCTCCTGGTACAGCGATGCGGCGGAAACTGCGCCTGTGGCACAGAGCATTGGAGGACATGCACCTGCACAGCAGCTAAAACAGCCATGAAGCTTTACGAG GTGCTGAAATTTGCTCCAGAACCAGGTTATTTCAGGAGAAGGAGCCGAACTAAGAGCATGACGCTGGCTGAAATTCACCTGGAACACCACGAGCAATGCGATTGTGTTTGCAACACCAAACCACCGCGATGA